The proteins below are encoded in one region of Aulosira sp. FACHB-615:
- a CDS encoding NACHT domain-containing NTPase — protein MLDWLVIWGVAQGAGLIVKPILEDLAKDAAKDWAKDILKGIPGKVFEKLKKEDIDIAAGKALKEFLQLMQQQLKVRCKLPEGEIKEYTGDIKKFISDKSVKEILGKAFDISCEDLNSRILEDSWQRLQLKALPAKFNWELLTEQYFIQVQELLEKSKELHSILELQKLSSIETHTKEIAGVVADFDLNKYQEAIRECYGNLKLDSLDTTGYAYNELKLWRMFIAQNVREVHQVLPQVHELPKEHLKRLRESDQLEAEIAAEELENHKRVYLEQPIRSVLDVVNEKQTYKYIVVLGDPGSGKSTLLQYLALNWANSPLDNVILLPIPLLIELRTYMRRREDQECHNFLEFFHKCSGVMTHLNQHQLHEQLKAGNAVVMFDGLDEVFDPGKREDVITDIHRFTNDYPNVQVIVTSRVIGYKPQRLRDAEFRHFMLQDLDSEQIQEFIHRWHELTFSDEADKLRKRERLHRGIEASKAITELAGNPLLLTMMAILNRNQELPRDRATLYEQASRVLLHQWDVERALVEDHRLDNKTIDYKDKQAMLRQVAYSMQTSDKGLAGNLISASQLENILATYLRNLEINQPRQAARVMINQLRTRNFMLCFLGADYYAFVHRTFLEYFCAWEFVWQFKETQTLTIEQLKQEVFGKHWHDETWHEVLLLIAGMIEAKFVGEVIKYLMVQDGETEKFLNLFLAAKCLAEVRNRSTIESTANKLFKKLESLTKYDLWYYYQPYEDEATLVRGIRTQAVVAIATTWIKSPQTLSWLKDRANNDDNWAVRQAAVQELARGYKDDPDTLSWLKDRANNDDNWAVRQAAVQELARGYKDDPDTLSWLKDRANNDDNWAVRQAAVQELARGYKDDPDTLTILKDRANNDDDNDVRQAAVQELARGYKDDPDTLSWLKDRANNDDDSPVRYAAVQELARGYKDDPDTLSWLKDRANNDDNWAVRRAAVQELARGYKDDPDTLTILKHRANNDDDNDVRQAAVQELARGYKDDPDTLTILKHRANNDDNGDVRYAAVQELARGYKDDPDTLSWLKDRATNDDNWDVRRAAVQELARGYKDDPDTLTILKHRANNDDNWDVRRAAVQELSKYFKNRPELFDIYYNCAVNDPFQREDSFESNPRQTALEIIIKQFPQYPQILPLLRDRAENDSDEKVREYAEKQLKRWQG, from the coding sequence ATGCTTGATTGGTTAGTTATCTGGGGAGTTGCTCAAGGTGCGGGTTTGATTGTTAAACCAATTTTAGAAGACTTAGCCAAAGATGCGGCAAAAGATTGGGCTAAGGATATATTAAAAGGCATTCCTGGGAAGGTTTTTGAGAAACTGAAGAAGGAAGATATTGATATTGCTGCGGGTAAGGCGTTGAAAGAGTTTTTACAATTGATGCAGCAGCAGTTAAAGGTGCGGTGTAAACTGCCGGAAGGTGAAATTAAAGAATATACCGGAGATATTAAGAAATTTATTAGTGATAAATCTGTCAAAGAAATTCTTGGTAAAGCTTTTGATATTAGCTGCGAAGATTTAAACTCTCGAATTTTAGAAGATAGTTGGCAAAGGCTACAACTCAAAGCTTTACCAGCTAAATTTAACTGGGAATTATTAACTGAACAGTATTTTATACAAGTCCAAGAATTGCTTGAAAAATCGAAAGAGTTACATTCTATTTTAGAATTACAAAAATTATCGAGTATTGAAACTCATACTAAAGAGATTGCTGGTGTTGTTGCCGATTTTGATTTAAATAAATATCAAGAAGCCATCCGAGAATGCTACGGTAATTTGAAGTTAGATAGTTTAGATACAACAGGTTACGCCTATAACGAACTGAAGTTATGGCGCATGTTTATTGCTCAAAATGTGCGGGAGGTGCATCAAGTTTTACCGCAAGTACATGAACTGCCAAAAGAACATTTAAAACGACTGCGGGAAAGTGACCAACTTGAGGCGGAAATTGCAGCCGAAGAATTAGAAAATCACAAACGGGTTTATTTAGAGCAACCAATACGTTCTGTATTAGATGTTGTGAATGAAAAACAGACTTATAAATATATTGTGGTTTTGGGTGATCCTGGTTCGGGTAAGTCTACATTATTGCAGTATTTAGCTTTGAATTGGGCAAATTCACCACTAGATAATGTTATTTTATTACCCATTCCGTTACTGATTGAGTTACGCACTTATATGCGGCGGCGTGAAGATCAAGAATGTCATAACTTTCTTGAATTTTTTCATAAATGTAGCGGTGTAATGACTCATCTAAATCAACATCAACTGCATGAACAGCTAAAAGCTGGTAACGCTGTGGTGATGTTTGATGGTTTAGATGAAGTATTTGACCCTGGTAAGCGGGAAGATGTGATTACTGATATTCATCGATTTACTAATGACTATCCTAATGTGCAGGTAATTGTCACTTCTCGCGTAATTGGTTATAAACCGCAAAGATTACGCGATGCAGAGTTTCGTCACTTTATGCTGCAAGATTTAGACTCAGAACAAATTCAAGAATTTATTCACCGTTGGCATGAGTTAACTTTTAGTGATGAAGCAGATAAACTGAGAAAACGGGAAAGATTACACAGAGGAATTGAAGCTTCTAAAGCTATTACTGAACTAGCGGGAAATCCTCTGCTGTTAACGATGATGGCAATTCTGAATCGGAATCAGGAATTACCTAGAGATAGAGCAACACTTTATGAGCAAGCATCGCGGGTATTACTGCATCAGTGGGATGTGGAACGTGCTTTAGTAGAAGATCATCGACTAGACAATAAAACCATTGATTATAAAGATAAACAGGCAATGTTACGTCAAGTTGCCTATAGTATGCAAACCAGTGATAAAGGTTTGGCAGGTAATTTGATTAGCGCCAGTCAATTAGAAAATATTTTGGCTACATATTTAAGAAATTTAGAAATTAATCAACCCAGACAAGCCGCAAGGGTAATGATTAATCAACTGCGGACTCGTAACTTTATGTTATGTTTCTTGGGGGCTGATTATTATGCCTTTGTACATCGAACTTTTTTAGAATATTTCTGTGCTTGGGAGTTTGTTTGGCAGTTTAAAGAAACGCAAACGCTGACTATTGAACAACTCAAGCAAGAAGTTTTTGGTAAACACTGGCATGATGAAACTTGGCATGAGGTTTTGCTGTTAATTGCTGGGATGATTGAGGCAAAATTTGTGGGAGAAGTAATTAAATATTTAATGGTACAAGATGGTGAAACAGAAAAGTTTCTCAATCTCTTTTTAGCAGCTAAATGCCTAGCAGAAGTAAGAAACCGTTCCACAATTGAATCAACAGCTAATAAGTTATTCAAAAAACTGGAAAGTTTAACTAAATATGACCTTTGGTACTATTACCAACCTTATGAAGATGAAGCTACGCTAGTTCGAGGAATTCGCACTCAAGCAGTTGTGGCGATCGCAACTACTTGGATAAAATCTCCTCAAACTCTCTCCTGGCTCAAAGACCGTGCCAACAATGATGATAATTGGGCTGTGCGACAAGCAGCAGTGCAAGAATTAGCCCGTGGTTACAAAGATGACCCCGACACTCTCTCCTGGCTCAAAGACCGTGCCAACAATGATGATAATTGGGCTGTGCGACAAGCAGCAGTGCAAGAATTAGCCCGTGGTTACAAAGATGACCCCGACACTCTCTCCTGGCTCAAAGACCGCGCCAACAATGATGATAATTGGGCTGTGCGACAAGCAGCAGTGCAAGAATTAGCCCGTGGTTACAAAGATGACCCTGACACTCTCACCATCCTCAAAGACCGCGCCAACAATGATGATGATAACGATGTGCGACAAGCAGCAGTGCAAGAATTAGCCCGTGGTTACAAAGATGACCCTGACACTCTCTCCTGGCTCAAAGACCGCGCCAATAATGATGATGATTCGCCTGTGCGATATGCAGCAGTGCAAGAATTAGCCCGTGGTTACAAAGATGACCCTGACACTCTCTCCTGGCTCAAAGACCGCGCCAACAATGATGATAATTGGGCTGTGCGACGAGCAGCAGTGCAAGAATTAGCCCGTGGTTACAAAGATGACCCTGACACTCTCACCATCCTCAAACACCGCGCCAATAATGATGATGATAACGATGTGCGACAAGCAGCAGTGCAAGAATTAGCCCGTGGTTACAAAGATGACCCTGACACTCTCACCATCCTCAAACACCGCGCCAATAATGATGATAATGGGGATGTGCGATATGCAGCAGTGCAAGAATTAGCCCGTGGTTACAAAGATGACCCTGACACTCTCTCCTGGCTCAAAGACCGCGCCACCAATGATGATAATTGGGATGTGCGACGAGCAGCAGTGCAAGAATTAGCCCGTGGTTACAAAGATGACCCTGACACTCTCACCATCCTCAAACACCGCGCCAATAATGATGATAATTGGGATGTGCGACGAGCAGCAGTGCAAGAATTGAGCAAATATTTCAAAAATCGACCTGAGCTGTTTGACATCTACTACAATTGCGCTGTCAATGACCCCTTTCAGCGAGAAGATAGTTTTGAAAGCAACCCGCGCCAAACTGCACTAGAGATAATTATCAAACAATTTCCCCAGTATCCCCAGATTTTACCACTATTGCGCGACAGAGCCGAAAATGACTCAGATGAGAAGGTGCGGGAGTACGCTGAGAAACAGTTGAAACGGTGGCAAGGGTGA
- a CDS encoding GDP-mannose 4,6-dehydratase has translation MQKKALICGVSGQDGAYLAELLLNQGYIVCGTSRDAQMSSFSNLVRLGIRDQIKLASVALTDFRSVLQVLTKIQPDEVYNLAGQSSVGLSFEQPVETLESIATGTLNLLEAIRFIGAPIKLYNAGSSECFGNTGEQPADEDTPFRPRSPYGVAKATAFWEVANYREAYGLFACSGILYNHESPLRPERFVTQKIISAACRIAKGEQNHLYLGNISVQRDWGWAPEYVEAMYLMLQQDEPDDYVIATGETSKLEDFVAEAFACLGLDWQEYVTTDGSLLRPTDIVIGRGNPARAKEKLGWQAQYTMKDVVRMMIEDKQKDYL, from the coding sequence ATGCAGAAGAAAGCACTTATTTGTGGTGTTTCAGGTCAAGATGGGGCTTATTTAGCAGAGTTACTCTTAAATCAGGGATACATTGTCTGTGGAACTTCACGAGACGCGCAGATGTCCTCGTTTAGTAATTTAGTGCGTTTGGGTATCCGTGATCAAATTAAATTGGCTTCGGTGGCGTTGACTGATTTTCGTAGTGTTTTGCAGGTTTTGACAAAAATTCAGCCTGATGAAGTTTATAACTTAGCGGGACAAAGTTCTGTGGGTTTGTCTTTTGAACAACCAGTGGAAACGTTAGAGAGTATTGCTACTGGGACTTTGAATTTATTAGAAGCGATTCGTTTTATTGGTGCGCCGATTAAACTTTATAATGCTGGTTCTAGTGAATGCTTTGGAAATACGGGTGAACAGCCAGCCGATGAAGATACACCATTTCGGCCGCGCAGTCCTTATGGTGTGGCTAAGGCTACGGCTTTTTGGGAAGTGGCTAATTACAGAGAAGCTTATGGTTTGTTTGCTTGTTCTGGTATTTTATACAACCATGAGTCACCGTTAAGACCAGAAAGATTTGTCACGCAGAAAATTATTTCTGCGGCTTGTCGTATTGCTAAAGGCGAGCAGAATCACCTTTATTTAGGTAATATATCTGTTCAACGTGACTGGGGTTGGGCTCCTGAGTATGTTGAGGCGATGTATTTAATGTTGCAACAAGATGAGCCAGATGATTATGTAATTGCAACTGGCGAAACATCAAAACTAGAAGATTTTGTTGCAGAGGCTTTTGCTTGTTTAGGGTTAGATTGGCAGGAATATGTGACTACTGATGGTAGTTTATTAAGACCTACAGATATTGTAATTGGCAGAGGCAACCCAGCCAGGGCTAAAGAAAAGTTAGGATGGCAAGCACAATACACAATGAAAGATGTAGTGCGAATGATGATAGAAGATAAGCAAAAAGATTATTTGTAA
- the nifB gene encoding nitrogenase cofactor biosynthesis protein NifB has protein sequence MTPQVTGSSVTESTPTQAKSGGCGCDSKSSATVEMDEKLQERIAKHPCYSEEAHHHYARMHVAVAPACNIQCNYCNRKYDCANESRPGVVSELLTPEEAAHKALVIAGKIPQMTVLGIAGPGDPLANPEKTFRTFELVADKAPDIKLCLSTNGLMLTEYIDRIKQLNIDHVTITLNTIDPEIGAQIYSWVHYKRKRYRGIEGARILLEKQLEGLQALREADILCKVNSVMIPGINDQHLVEVNKAIREHGAFLHNIMPLISAPEHGTHFGLTGQRGPTQTELKTVQDQCAGNMKMMRHCRQCRADAIGLLGEDRSQEFTKENFLEMTPEYDFSKRQEVHEGIEKFREEIKAAKEKAKAGTQQTANNPKILVAVATKGGGLVNQHFGHVKEFQVYEVDGHEVRFISHRKIDQYCQGGYGEAATAENIMKTIADCKAVLVSKIGNCPKEKLHAAGIQTVEAYDVIEKVALEFYEQYVKELGNRE, from the coding sequence ATGACACCACAGGTTACAGGCTCCTCCGTTACTGAATCGACACCAACCCAAGCAAAATCTGGTGGTTGCGGATGCGACAGCAAAAGCAGCGCCACCGTGGAAATGGACGAAAAGCTCCAAGAGCGTATTGCTAAACATCCCTGCTACAGCGAAGAAGCTCACCACCATTACGCCAGAATGCACGTTGCAGTTGCACCTGCTTGCAACATTCAATGCAACTATTGCAACCGCAAATATGACTGCGCCAACGAAAGCCGTCCTGGTGTAGTCAGCGAATTACTCACACCCGAAGAAGCAGCCCACAAAGCATTAGTAATTGCTGGCAAAATTCCTCAAATGACAGTTTTAGGAATTGCTGGCCCTGGCGACCCCCTCGCCAACCCCGAAAAAACCTTCCGCACCTTTGAGTTGGTTGCAGACAAAGCACCAGATATCAAACTGTGCTTATCAACCAACGGTTTGATGTTAACTGAATACATCGATCGCATTAAACAACTAAATATAGATCACGTTACTATCACCCTAAATACCATCGACCCAGAAATCGGCGCACAGATTTACTCTTGGGTTCACTATAAGCGCAAGCGTTACAGAGGCATTGAAGGAGCTAGAATCCTGCTCGAAAAGCAGTTAGAAGGCTTACAAGCTCTCAGAGAAGCCGACATTCTGTGCAAAGTCAATTCCGTGATGATTCCCGGAATCAACGACCAACACTTAGTAGAAGTCAACAAAGCCATTCGTGAACATGGTGCATTCCTGCACAACATCATGCCTTTGATTTCTGCACCAGAACACGGCACACACTTCGGCTTAACAGGTCAACGCGGCCCCACACAAACAGAACTCAAAACCGTTCAAGACCAATGCGCCGGCAACATGAAAATGATGCGCCACTGCCGTCAATGTCGTGCAGATGCCATTGGTTTGTTAGGTGAAGACCGCAGCCAAGAATTCACCAAAGAAAATTTCTTGGAAATGACACCAGAGTACGACTTCAGCAAGCGCCAAGAAGTTCACGAAGGTATTGAGAAATTTAGAGAAGAAATTAAAGCAGCCAAAGAAAAGGCAAAAGCTGGCACACAGCAAACAGCCAACAATCCTAAAATCTTAGTTGCAGTCGCCACCAAAGGCGGCGGCTTAGTGAACCAACACTTCGGCCATGTCAAAGAATTCCAAGTTTACGAAGTTGACGGCCACGAAGTCCGCTTTATCAGTCACCGCAAAATTGATCAATATTGTCAAGGTGGATACGGTGAAGCCGCCACCGCAGAGAATATCATGAAGACAATTGCAGATTGTAAAGCAGTATTGGTTTCTAAAATTGGCAACTGTCCCAAAGAAAAATTGCACGCAGCTGGCATACAGACCGTTGAAGCTTACGACGTAATCGAGAAAGTTGCTTTAGAGTTTTACGAACAGTACGTCAAAGAATTAGGGAATCGGGAATAG
- a CDS encoding DUF362 domain-containing protein has product MAYKITSQCISCNLCESVCPTGAIKVEGSRHWIDSELCTDCVGTIHTVPQCKAGCPTCDGCVKETNDYWESWFAKYNRVVGKLTKKQDYWERWFDCYSQKFSEQMQKHQGEILGV; this is encoded by the coding sequence ATGGCTTATAAGATTACCAGCCAATGTATTTCCTGCAATCTCTGTGAGTCTGTATGCCCCACCGGCGCAATTAAAGTAGAAGGCTCACGCCACTGGATTGATTCTGAACTATGCACAGACTGTGTTGGTACTATTCACACAGTACCTCAATGCAAAGCTGGTTGCCCCACCTGTGATGGTTGCGTTAAAGAAACAAACGATTATTGGGAAAGCTGGTTTGCTAAATATAACCGTGTCGTCGGGAAGTTAACAAAAAAACAAGATTATTGGGAACGTTGGTTTGACTGTTATTCTCAGAAGTTCTCTGAACAAATGCAAAAGCATCAGGGTGAAATCCTAGGGGTATAA
- the nifS gene encoding cysteine desulfurase NifS, with protein MSVIYLDNNATTKVDPQVLEAMMPYLTEYYANPSSMHTFGGQLAKAVKTAREQLAALLGADESEIVFTSCGTEGDNAAIRAALLAQPEKRHIITTQVEHPAVLNVCKQLETQGYSVTYLSVNSQGQLDLDELEASLTGNTALVSIMYANNETGTIFPIEQIGLRVKERGALFHVDAVQAVGKIPLNMKTSTVDMLTMSGHKIHAPKGIGALYVRRGVRFRPLLIGGHQERGRRAGTENVPGIVGLGKAAELELLHLEEATARERKLRDRLEQTLLAKIPDCEVNGDIKNRLPNTTNIGFKYIEGEAILLLLNKHNICASSGSACTSGSLEPSHVLRAMGLPYTTLHGSIRFSLCRYTTDAEIDRVIEVMPEIVERLRALSPFKNDDAGWLQSQEQTLAHR; from the coding sequence ATGAGCGTCATTTATCTAGATAATAATGCGACTACTAAGGTAGACCCACAGGTTTTAGAGGCAATGATGCCTTATTTAACCGAATATTATGCCAACCCCTCAAGTATGCACACCTTTGGCGGTCAACTGGCTAAAGCAGTGAAAACAGCCAGGGAACAACTAGCCGCCCTCTTAGGTGCAGATGAATCAGAAATTGTTTTTACCAGTTGTGGAACCGAGGGAGATAACGCAGCCATTCGCGCCGCTTTGTTAGCCCAGCCCGAAAAGCGCCACATCATCACCACCCAAGTAGAACATCCGGCGGTGCTGAATGTCTGCAAACAATTAGAAACCCAAGGTTATAGTGTTACTTATCTTTCGGTGAATAGTCAGGGACAGTTGGATCTAGATGAACTAGAAGCCTCTCTGACTGGGAATACCGCCTTGGTGAGCATCATGTATGCTAACAACGAAACAGGTACGATTTTCCCGATTGAGCAGATTGGATTGCGCGTCAAAGAACGCGGCGCACTGTTCCACGTCGATGCAGTGCAAGCAGTGGGTAAGATTCCCCTGAACATGAAGACCAGTACAGTAGATATGTTAACTATGTCTGGTCATAAGATTCACGCACCCAAAGGTATTGGCGCGTTGTATGTGCGCCGAGGCGTGAGATTCCGTCCCCTGTTGATTGGTGGACACCAAGAACGCGGTCGCCGCGCGGGTACAGAGAATGTTCCTGGTATCGTTGGTTTAGGGAAAGCAGCCGAGTTGGAATTGCTGCATTTAGAAGAAGCAACTGCGAGAGAAAGAAAGTTGCGCGATCGCCTGGAACAAACTCTCCTCGCTAAAATCCCTGATTGTGAAGTTAACGGCGATATCAAAAATAGATTGCCCAACACCACCAACATCGGTTTTAAATATATCGAAGGTGAAGCAATCCTACTTTTGTTAAATAAACACAATATCTGTGCCTCATCTGGTTCCGCTTGCACCTCCGGTTCACTAGAACCATCCCACGTTCTCCGGGCAATGGGTTTACCATACACTACTTTGCATGGTTCCATTCGCTTCAGCCTTTGTCGCTACACCACCGACGCTGAAATCGATCGCGTCATTGAAGTCATGCCCGAAATTGTAGAACGTCTCCGCGCTCTGTCGCCATTCAAAAACGACGACGCAGGTTGGCTGCAATCTCAAGAACAAACACTGGCACATCGGTAA
- the nifU gene encoding Fe-S cluster assembly protein NifU, producing MWDYTDKVLELFYDPKNQGVIEETGEPGVKVATGEVGSIACGDALRLHLKVEVESDKILDARFQTFGCTSAIASSSALTEMVKGLTLDEALKVSNKDIANYLGGLPEAKMHCSVMGQEALEAAIYNYRGIPLAAHDDDDEGVLICSCFGITDTKIRRVVKENNLTTAEQVTNYVKAGGGCGSCLTKIDDIIKDVEQEVATASKNSINGIKAPEILKLGQIATATRPLTNVQKIALIQKVLDEEVRPVLIADGGDVELYDIEGNTVKVILKGACGSCPSSTATLKIAIESRLRDRISKDIVVEAV from the coding sequence ATGTGGGACTACACAGATAAAGTATTAGAACTGTTTTACGATCCCAAGAATCAGGGAGTCATCGAAGAAACGGGTGAACCTGGAGTTAAGGTTGCAACGGGAGAAGTAGGAAGTATCGCCTGCGGTGATGCTTTAAGACTCCACCTGAAAGTAGAAGTAGAATCTGATAAGATTCTGGATGCACGTTTCCAAACCTTTGGCTGTACCAGTGCGATCGCTTCTTCGAGTGCATTGACCGAAATGGTTAAGGGTTTGACTTTAGATGAAGCCTTGAAGGTATCTAATAAAGATATTGCCAATTACCTTGGTGGCTTACCTGAAGCCAAAATGCACTGCTCAGTTATGGGTCAAGAAGCCCTAGAAGCCGCAATTTATAATTATCGTGGCATTCCTTTGGCTGCCCATGATGACGATGATGAAGGCGTTTTAATTTGCTCCTGCTTTGGTATCACTGATACAAAAATTCGCCGCGTAGTGAAAGAAAATAACCTTACGACTGCGGAGCAGGTAACAAATTATGTCAAAGCTGGTGGCGGATGCGGTTCCTGTTTAACAAAAATTGATGATATTATTAAAGATGTAGAGCAGGAAGTCGCCACAGCCAGTAAAAACAGCATTAACGGCATAAAAGCTCCAGAAATTCTTAAATTAGGTCAAATAGCCACAGCCACAAGACCACTAACAAACGTTCAAAAGATTGCCTTAATTCAAAAAGTTCTCGACGAAGAAGTTAGACCCGTCCTGATTGCAGACGGCGGAGATGTAGAACTGTACGACATCGAAGGAAACACTGTTAAAGTCATCCTCAAAGGTGCTTGCGGTTCTTGTCCCAGCAGCACCGCCACCTTAAAGATAGCGATTGAGTCCAGACTGCGCGATCGCATCAGCAAAGACATTGTAGTAGAAGCAGTCTAA
- a CDS encoding AAA family ATPase encodes MTDERIRQIAFYGKGGIGKSTTSQNTLAAMAEMGQRIMIVGCDPKADSTRLMLHAKAQTTVLHLAAERGAVEDLELEEVMLTGFRGVRCVESGGPEPGVGCAGRGIITAINFLEENGAYQDLDFVSYDVLGDVVCGGFAMPIREGKAVFAKVVDDAIEL; translated from the coding sequence ATGACTGACGAAAGAATCAGACAGATAGCTTTCTATGGTAAAGGCGGTATCGGTAAATCTACCACCTCCCAAAACACCCTGGCAGCTATGGCAGAAATGGGTCAACGCATCATGATCGTAGGATGCGACCCTAAAGCAGACTCCACCCGTTTGATGCTCCATGCCAAAGCTCAAACCACCGTGTTACACTTGGCTGCTGAACGCGGCGCAGTAGAAGACCTCGAACTCGAAGAAGTAATGCTCACCGGTTTCCGTGGTGTTCGTTGCGTAGAGTCTGGTGGTCCAGAACCCGGTGTAGGTTGCGCTGGTCGTGGTATCATCACCGCCATTAACTTCTTAGAAGAAAACGGCGCTTACCAAGACCTAGACTTCGTTTCCTACGACGTATTAGGTGACGTTGTATGTGGTGGTTTCGCTATGCCTATCCGTGAAGGTAAAGCTGTGTTTGCTAAAGTTGTTGATGATGCAATTGAGTTATAA